One window of Desulforegula conservatrix Mb1Pa genomic DNA carries:
- a CDS encoding IS1595 family transposase encodes KKPLRIKLSKLHGFQKEELKRWGNHHLESEAWVVSDGLSCFQGIEFAGFQYEPHVTGGGKTAVEHPSFKWVNIILGNLKNALKGTYHAINRKHVPRYLAEFQYRFNRRYDLPSIIHRLIYVALRTPPMPSTMLSMAEAEW; translated from the coding sequence AAAAAACCTCTCCGCATCAAACTTTCCAAGCTACACGGCTTCCAAAAGGAAGAACTTAAGCGATGGGGAAACCATCATCTTGAGTCAGAAGCCTGGGTTGTATCGGACGGCCTGTCCTGTTTTCAGGGAATCGAGTTCGCTGGTTTCCAGTACGAACCCCATGTTACTGGAGGTGGTAAAACAGCTGTAGAGCATCCATCCTTCAAATGGGTCAATATAATACTTGGTAACTTAAAAAATGCGCTCAAAGGTACTTATCATGCAATTAATCGCAAGCATGTTCCGCGGTACCTGGCAGAATTTCAGTACAGATTCAATCGTCGATATGATCTGCCGTCCATAATTCACAGGCTTATTTATGTTGCTCTTAGGACTCCGCCCATGCCATCAACCATGCTTTCTATGGCTGAAGCAGAGTGGTAA
- a CDS encoding 3-oxoacyl-ACP synthase III family protein: MKRTVIKGTGRYVPPRLVTNDDLAKIIDTTDEWIEQRTGIKQRYWIPEEGNVGASDLALEATKIALGRAGWKPEDIDLIIFATLSPDIYFPGSGCLLQHKLGLDTTPALDIRQQCTGFLYGLTTADAYIKSGYANRVLVVGAEVHSSGLDITDRGRDVAVLFGDGAAVVCVEGVETDANVGVLTSKLHSQGKNADILMLEAPASKYSERITIEMIEQARHYPKMEGKAVFKLAVRILPEVAQEALAGAGLKIEDIDMFFPHQANLRINQFFQKTMGIPDEKIFNNIQKYGNTTAASIPLALDDAMEQGLIGKSGDTVMFIGLGAGMTWGAVIYRFQ; the protein is encoded by the coding sequence TTGAAGAGAACAGTAATTAAAGGAACAGGCAGGTATGTTCCTCCAAGACTTGTGACCAATGATGATCTTGCCAAGATTATTGATACAACCGATGAGTGGATAGAACAGCGCACAGGCATCAAACAGAGATACTGGATTCCTGAGGAAGGAAATGTCGGCGCCTCAGATCTTGCCCTGGAAGCTACCAAGATAGCCCTTGGCAGGGCAGGGTGGAAGCCTGAAGATATTGATCTTATTATTTTTGCGACCCTAAGTCCGGATATTTATTTCCCGGGTTCCGGCTGTCTTCTTCAACATAAACTTGGTCTTGATACAACGCCTGCCCTTGACATCCGTCAGCAGTGCACCGGCTTTTTATACGGTCTTACGACAGCCGACGCATATATTAAAAGCGGATACGCCAATCGTGTTCTTGTTGTCGGCGCCGAAGTTCACAGCTCTGGTCTGGATATTACGGACAGAGGCAGGGATGTGGCAGTGCTGTTCGGAGACGGTGCGGCAGTTGTCTGCGTCGAAGGAGTTGAAACTGACGCCAATGTAGGCGTTTTGACGTCTAAGCTCCACTCCCAGGGTAAAAATGCGGATATATTGATGCTTGAAGCTCCTGCCTCAAAATATTCCGAGCGCATAACAATTGAGATGATAGAGCAGGCCCGTCATTATCCCAAAATGGAAGGCAAGGCCGTATTTAAGCTTGCCGTAAGAATACTTCCTGAGGTTGCCCAGGAGGCGCTTGCGGGTGCCGGTCTCAAAATTGAAGACATCGACATGTTTTTCCCTCATCAGGCAAACCTCAGAATAAATCAGTTTTTCCAGAAAACCATGGGGATTCCTGATGAAAAGATTTTCAACAATATTCAGAAATATGGCAATACTACGGCCGCAAGCATACCTCTTGCCCTTGATGACGCCATGGAGCAGGGTCTTATCGGCAAATCAGGGGATACTGTAATGTTTATCGGCCTTGGCGCAGGTATGACATGGGGAGCGGTTATTTACAGATTTCAATAA